Proteins co-encoded in one Flavobacterium sp. M31R6 genomic window:
- a CDS encoding RagB/SusD family nutrient uptake outer membrane protein, whose amino-acid sequence MKKKLFLNRYSLLLVAVTFLVFGSCQEDFTERPSEDGISLDSYYSTNDQVSSATNGMYSRTWFQMYNKFWWAIEVGSGNMYSGSPDVSGLRTFALNGSDPELVNGWSALWANVQQSNMIINFLASRVGPDVDKNVLDNAIGEAYFMRATAYFDLVRLWGPVPIIENPLDFTSNPYVNTNTVDDIYKLITSDYLKAADLLVAKTRGANYASNGHVSKGSAKAMLAKVYLYKKDYANARAMAEEVINSGEFKLLGGDELPSKSFADLFTYANNNNEESIFAIQWKGDGSYGSANNCNTQFGFKDGDLSTSNASYAGVFGPGQEIFTLYDATDKRKHETIMVAGDTYPNMKTTEGIGFTVPTGKDLAQGSGGAIKKYCIGVVNGAATGSADAWAMMDNNTYIMRYAELLLIHAEAVLAGGGSTTDAAALKSINAVRRRAGLSNLTSVTFDDIFLERRKELCFEGDYWFDLGRIDKTKAIAIMSAQNRGDRYGARYYTPVYSEDHATNDFYMDYPDNEVAKNPKLLEPPVPYTFK is encoded by the coding sequence ATGAAAAAGAAATTGTTTTTAAATAGATATAGTTTACTGCTCGTAGCGGTAACGTTCCTTGTGTTTGGGTCGTGTCAGGAAGATTTTACAGAAAGACCTTCAGAAGATGGGATAAGTTTGGATTCTTATTACAGCACAAATGATCAAGTAAGTTCGGCAACCAATGGGATGTACAGCAGAACTTGGTTTCAGATGTATAACAAATTTTGGTGGGCTATTGAAGTAGGTTCAGGAAACATGTACTCGGGATCTCCTGATGTTAGTGGATTAAGAACTTTTGCTTTGAATGGAAGTGATCCTGAATTGGTAAACGGTTGGTCGGCATTATGGGCCAATGTGCAACAATCTAATATGATTATTAACTTTTTGGCCAGTAGAGTTGGGCCAGATGTTGATAAAAATGTATTGGACAATGCTATTGGAGAAGCTTATTTTATGAGAGCTACTGCTTATTTTGATTTAGTAAGACTTTGGGGGCCAGTTCCAATTATTGAAAACCCTTTAGATTTCACAAGTAATCCTTATGTAAATACAAATACAGTCGATGACATATATAAATTGATAACTAGTGATTACTTAAAAGCGGCTGATTTATTGGTTGCCAAAACTAGAGGTGCTAATTATGCCAGTAACGGACATGTATCTAAAGGTTCTGCAAAAGCAATGTTAGCCAAAGTATATTTGTATAAAAAAGATTATGCTAATGCTAGAGCGATGGCTGAGGAAGTTATTAATAGCGGTGAATTTAAATTGCTAGGTGGTGATGAATTGCCATCAAAAAGTTTTGCCGACTTGTTTACTTATGCAAACAACAATAACGAAGAATCTATTTTTGCCATTCAGTGGAAAGGTGATGGTTCTTATGGTTCTGCCAATAACTGTAATACACAATTTGGATTTAAAGACGGAGATTTGTCTACTTCAAATGCTTCATATGCGGGAGTTTTTGGGCCAGGTCAAGAGATCTTTACTTTATATGATGCTACAGATAAAAGAAAACATGAAACGATCATGGTTGCAGGAGATACTTATCCAAACATGAAAACAACCGAAGGAATTGGTTTTACAGTGCCTACCGGAAAAGATTTAGCGCAAGGATCTGGTGGAGCAATCAAAAAATATTGTATTGGTGTTGTAAACGGAGCTGCTACAGGTTCAGCAGATGCTTGGGCCATGATGGACAACAATACTTATATAATGCGTTATGCCGAGTTATTGTTAATTCATGCCGAAGCTGTTTTGGCAGGTGGAGGAAGCACTACTGATGCAGCAGCTTTGAAGTCAATTAACGCTGTTAGAAGAAGAGCTGGATTGAGTAATTTGACAAGTGTAACTTTTGATGATATTTTTCTTGAAAGAAGAAAAGAATTGTGTTTCGAAGGAGACTATTGGTTCGATTTAGGACGTATCGATAAAACAAAAGCAATCGCAATTATGTCAGCACAAAACAGAGGAGACAGATACGGAGCACGTTACTATACGCCGGTATATAGCGAGGATCATGCAACAAATGATTTTTATATGGACTATCCAGATAATGAGGTGGCAAAGAATCCAAAATTACTAGAGCCACCAGTTCCATATACCTTTAAATAA
- a CDS encoding TonB-dependent receptor, with product MKKLLSDLIHWKVNHRKVPLMFLLFTCGIMNAQLKVQGVVTDANNLPLSGVNIKAEGAAQGVSSDFDGKYSIDVPANAILTFTFVGFDSKKVGVKGSSKLNVTMTSASENLKEIVVIGYGTQKRGNLNGSVSTVKAKDIENLKVVSVDQMLQGKAAGVSVTNNSGAPGSAASVRIRGTTSISGTNEPLYVIDGVPVSGDATGKSTSGRPLAGRDGFSSSGGSGNNAVSPLSMINPSDIESMDILKDASATAIYGSRGANGVIIITTKSGKKGTGRVAYENFTSISNVTNKLDVLTLPEYATLKTDLAKLWGFQTRQEFSHPELLGPGTNWQDEVYRTAISQSHQLSFSGAKDGTSYYLSGSYLDNEGTIINSGLKRYTVRLNLDSKIKSWLRVGGNMSGGITNENITVNQSFSGLISNTLLQSPDIPVRNADGTFAGPPSSEQSVTYYNPVAEALTRENTLVRKNFLGNMYAEADLFKGLKYRIEIAANTEFSENDDFRPSYKWGSQENLLADLDVRRQNWYSTNIKNLLTYDKTFDKHHFTILLGQEANDSHWEGLIASAQGFKTNSIHTLNLADVDNNTVTQYKGSASLSSLFARVIYDFNDKYSITASTRQDVSSKFDPTTDNQKGVFNAISGSWKLSNESFMEGTRQYVDNIKFRLGYGETGNQQIPNNSYSAMLNVQNSGLGSGFLPANYPNPNLVWESLNQTNFGIDFTMLESKLFGSVDFYDKKSEGFLFQVPLPLYLTGGGNQYGGVSAPYSNLGTMSNKGYDITLGYNLKSSGNFNWDTSLVVSHYKNNLDEIANGIILTQEVNTNGYQPVVVTNTTVNNPIGMFYGYKTDGIFKDQATLNSAPIQFGQPVGTGAGETSLGDVKYKDINGDGKIDANDKTFIGNPHPDLTFGFTNNFKYKNFDCSIFLQGSYGNDVMNLTKRAGTTNASLYDNQLVDAMDYYSATNTGSNNPRPIADSANNNLLISDRYVEDGSYIRIQNVTLGYSLPSDVISKFKVTRLRLYGTAQNLLTFTDYSGYDPEIGSFNQNVLLSGIDNGRYPVARTFTIGLNVEF from the coding sequence ATGAAAAAATTATTGTCCGACTTGATTCATTGGAAAGTAAACCACAGAAAGGTTCCATTGATGTTCTTACTATTTACCTGTGGTATCATGAATGCACAGCTTAAGGTGCAAGGTGTTGTTACAGATGCTAATAATCTGCCGTTATCTGGAGTTAATATTAAAGCAGAAGGTGCTGCACAAGGAGTTTCTTCTGATTTTGACGGGAAATACTCAATCGATGTACCTGCAAATGCTATATTGACATTTACGTTTGTTGGTTTTGACAGCAAAAAAGTAGGGGTAAAAGGAAGTTCTAAGCTAAATGTTACTATGACATCTGCTTCTGAAAACTTGAAAGAAATCGTTGTAATTGGTTATGGAACTCAAAAAAGAGGTAATCTTAATGGATCTGTTTCTACTGTAAAAGCCAAAGATATTGAGAACCTAAAAGTAGTAAGTGTTGACCAGATGCTTCAAGGTAAGGCTGCAGGGGTAAGTGTAACGAATAACTCAGGTGCTCCTGGAAGTGCTGCTTCTGTTAGGATTCGAGGGACAACTTCTATATCTGGAACTAATGAACCTTTATATGTAATTGACGGTGTTCCTGTTTCTGGAGATGCTACAGGAAAATCTACAAGTGGTCGTCCTTTGGCCGGTAGAGATGGATTTTCTTCATCAGGAGGAAGCGGAAACAATGCAGTTAGCCCATTATCAATGATCAATCCTAGTGATATTGAATCTATGGATATTTTGAAAGATGCTTCTGCAACAGCAATTTACGGTTCAAGAGGTGCTAATGGAGTTATTATTATTACTACCAAATCAGGGAAAAAGGGTACAGGTAGAGTTGCTTATGAAAATTTCACTTCAATTAGTAATGTTACCAATAAATTAGATGTTTTGACTTTGCCGGAGTATGCTACTCTAAAAACAGATTTGGCTAAATTATGGGGATTTCAAACGCGTCAGGAATTTTCACATCCTGAATTATTAGGACCTGGAACAAATTGGCAAGATGAAGTATATAGAACAGCCATTTCACAAAGTCACCAATTATCTTTTTCAGGTGCTAAAGATGGTACTAGTTACTATTTATCTGGAAGTTATTTGGATAATGAGGGAACTATCATTAATTCTGGATTAAAAAGATATACTGTAAGATTAAATTTGGACTCTAAAATTAAAAGTTGGTTAAGAGTAGGAGGAAATATGTCTGGAGGTATTACCAATGAGAATATTACAGTAAACCAAAGTTTTTCTGGATTAATTTCGAATACTTTATTGCAATCTCCAGATATACCAGTTAGAAATGCTGATGGAACATTTGCAGGACCACCGTCATCAGAACAAAGTGTTACCTATTATAACCCGGTTGCAGAAGCTTTGACTAGAGAAAATACTTTGGTTCGAAAAAATTTCTTAGGAAATATGTATGCCGAGGCAGATCTTTTTAAAGGATTGAAATATCGTATAGAGATTGCTGCAAATACTGAATTTTCTGAAAATGACGATTTTAGACCTTCTTATAAATGGGGCAGTCAAGAAAATTTATTAGCAGATCTAGATGTTAGAAGACAAAATTGGTATTCTACGAATATTAAAAACTTACTGACTTATGATAAAACTTTCGATAAACATCATTTTACAATTTTATTAGGTCAAGAAGCAAATGATTCGCATTGGGAAGGATTAATAGCATCTGCGCAAGGTTTTAAAACAAATTCTATTCATACCTTAAATTTGGCCGATGTTGATAATAATACAGTAACCCAATATAAAGGAAGCGCTTCTCTTTCGTCTCTTTTTGCTCGTGTAATTTATGACTTTAATGACAAGTACAGTATCACAGCTTCTACAAGACAAGACGTTTCGTCTAAATTTGACCCTACAACAGACAACCAAAAAGGGGTGTTTAACGCAATTTCTGGTTCTTGGAAACTTTCTAATGAGTCTTTTATGGAGGGAACGCGTCAATATGTGGATAATATTAAATTCAGACTGGGTTATGGAGAAACTGGTAACCAACAGATTCCAAACAATAGCTATTCTGCGATGTTGAATGTTCAAAACTCAGGATTGGGAAGCGGGTTTTTACCGGCGAATTATCCAAATCCTAATTTAGTTTGGGAATCATTGAATCAAACTAACTTTGGTATTGATTTTACAATGTTGGAATCTAAATTGTTTGGTAGCGTCGATTTTTACGATAAAAAATCAGAAGGATTTTTGTTTCAAGTGCCATTACCTCTATACTTAACTGGAGGTGGAAATCAATACGGAGGGGTTTCTGCACCCTATTCTAATTTAGGTACGATGAGTAATAAAGGATATGATATTACTTTAGGATATAATCTTAAATCTTCAGGCAATTTTAATTGGGATACCTCTTTGGTTGTATCACATTACAAAAATAATTTAGATGAAATTGCCAACGGAATTATTTTGACGCAAGAAGTTAATACTAATGGATACCAACCTGTCGTTGTTACCAATACAACGGTTAATAATCCTATCGGAATGTTTTACGGATATAAAACGGATGGAATATTCAAAGATCAAGCAACTTTAAACAGTGCTCCAATTCAGTTTGGTCAGCCAGTTGGAACAGGGGCAGGAGAGACTTCTTTGGGAGATGTAAAATACAAAGATATTAATGGAGATGGTAAAATAGATGCAAATGATAAAACATTTATTGGAAATCCTCATCCGGATTTGACTTTTGGATTTACAAATAATTTCAAATATAAAAACTTTGATTGTTCTATATTCTTGCAAGGATCGTACGGTAATGATGTAATGAACTTGACAAAAAGAGCGGGAACAACAAATGCGTCTTTATATGACAATCAGCTTGTAGATGCTATGGATTATTATTCTGCTACGAATACAGGAAGTAATAATCCAAGACCTATTGCGGATTCAGCAAATAATAACTTATTGATTTCAGATCGTTATGTTGAAGATGGTTCTTATATAAGAATTCAAAACGTTACACTAGGGTATTCTTTGCCTTCTGACGTTATTTCTAAATTTAAAGTAACAAGATTAAGATTATACGGTACAGCTCAAAACTTACTTACGTTTACTGATTATTCAGGTTATGATCCAGAGATTGGTTCATTTAATCAGAATGTGCTTTTGTCAGGAATTGATAATGGAAGATACCCAGTAGCCAGAACATTTACAATTGGACTTAACGTAGAATTTTAA